Genomic DNA from Raphanus sativus cultivar WK10039 unplaced genomic scaffold, ASM80110v3 Scaffold0088, whole genome shotgun sequence:
TCTTTCTACACACGCTTAGACTTAACCCTTCAGGACTCGTCCACCTGCTGCTGTGGAACATGTCACTGACCAACTCTGGAGGTAGGCCTTCACCTGGACACGCCATTCTGAAACCGCAAAATTTAGAGAAACCAAATTCATGAAACCCAAAGTTTAGTTTTGCTAacttgaaaacatttaaaacagaGTCTCTCTGCTGGTTATGGTTCTGTAAAAGTTCCCGATCCGGTTTAATCAAACCAGAACTACCACCTAAACAAACAATAACCAAAAACCGGGATATGAGGAGACAAAGAAGAACAGTGAGAACAATGAAACTGTGTACCTAAATTCTGTGCGGATAGAGGAGGAACCATCAACCATTTGCTTTGAAACTTGGCTTAGATGGATCTCTACCCACTCTTGTGACGGTGCATACCGGATGATACTCAGCAGAAACTCAGCTAATAGCTGTTGAGTCCTTGTCTGGTCTCCATAAACAGCTATTGATTTGATCTCTTCAGGAATCTCACGGATCAGCTGAACACTTCTCTCCCTTAATAAGAACATCGCTTGGCTTACAACTGCGTTGATGACACTTCCGAGATAAAACTCCTCTCTAAGCAGCTCAAACGAACTGATTAAatgagaaaacaatatttagaaTCTTATCAAAAAACCATTTTATAGAGAGTTCCAACCAAACGCCTAAACTAACCCGTTTTCAAGTCTTTCAAGATCCATGTCAGTGACAATCCTCGAGATCTGCTTCTCGCAAGAAACACTCGTTTCAAGAAACTGTTTCTGATTCTCATTCAACTCCGTACCTTCCAGCAACGAGTTTGAGAAACGCAAACCGCTCAAAGGACTCTTTATCACCTGACAAACGTAAGCTAGCTCTTTCTCCTTTGTGAAACACTCTGTCTCCTGCCTTCTTTCGACTGTTAAAGCCTCAAGACTCGGAATCTGCAAGAAACAGAAAGCTCCAACGACCTTCCCCTCGAGGCTAACCCTCTTGTTAGCAGTCAACAGAGCTTGAACAAACTTCCCGTTCCGATCAAAGAACGGCAAAGGGAACTTCTCAGTCTCTTGACCACCGACCGCATTATGCAACACAATCATGAACTTGGTCAACGCATCAAGACCTCTGAGCCTGCAACAGCTCCCAAACACTTCACCAACAAGCAGTTTCCCGATCACTTCGCCGCGAGACCAACCGGTGAGCCTTTCCATCGCAGTGTTCCACTCCAGGCAGCAAGTGTTCTCGTCTGCCGCAAAGATCGGCGGAATCAAAGGGTTGGGACTGTGGACGATGGCTCTGTAGTCTCCTTGTAAGGTGATGAAATTGTCCATAACGATCTTCTCACCGGTAACGTCCTGTCCAACGAAACACACCCCGACAATGTTGTTCAAGTAGTCCTTTCTCGTACACGCATTCCCAACCACGAAAACCGCTTTCCCTTGTAAGTCAGGGCTGAAAGTCTTCAGCTTCACCTCCACGTTCTTGTCCTCCTCCCCTGCAAAAATGCCAATCAAAATTAATGTGTATACTAATGCAAACATAGTTATAGAACCTGAATAAATATACCTCTCAACGCACGAGAAATGAGCTTATCAACAGtttcttcattctctttgtaTATTAGATCAGAGACCAAAGACTTCCCCATAGCCTCTTCAACAGAGAGACCAGTCAACTCCGCAATCTTAGCGTTCCATCCATTCACACGTCCTCCACAGTCTACAGCGAATATAGGCGCAGCTGCTGTCTCAATGAGTCTAACCATCTCTCTCGCAACCGCACCTACTCCTCCACAACTCTGAACCGCACCATCTGCCTCAGCTTCTTTAAAAGAGTCTCTCAGAATCAGCTGGAGAGAATGAATCGCGTCCATCTCCGCAGTCTCCCACGGCTGACTCCTGCTCTTAACAACTTCGAGAAACGCGATGAAAGACGAGCGAGGATGCATCCTATGCCCATCGTCTCTATCCTCAGGACGATGCCTAGCGCCACCCCATTTGACTTCTTTAGCCGCGTGGGAACGGAACCAGAAGAGATAATCTCTCTTCGTGATGCACGCGACCGCCATACCGCACACCTCATCGCCTAGTCCAGCCGCACCCGGATACCCGGCGTCGCGTAAACTATCAGTGCTCAAGCCGGTCGACCCGGCGTGGCTCGCAAGCAACCACTCAACAACGTCTTTTATCTGAGCCTCGCTCGGAGCAACGCCCAAAGGATAGTACTTCCCGCGGTGGAGAAACGCGGCGCCGTCGCATCTCACCAGGTCCATGATGCTAGGACTCTGCGTGACGATCCCTGCGGGAGAGTCACGCAGAAGCATGTCGGATAACAGCGTCTGCGTCCTCAACACGCGCTTCTCCGACATCTGAAGAGCTAACTGCAGCTCCATGTTGAGCTGCAAACCAAACGCCTGCATCAGAAACTCGCAGGCGTACCTCAGAGGGAACGGTATGCAGCGAGAGGAGGTGTGGTGGCAAACGACTAAACCCCAAAGCCGCCTCGTAAAGCTTCTCCCAC
This window encodes:
- the LOC130501056 gene encoding LOW QUALITY PROTEIN: phytochrome B-like (The sequence of the model RefSeq protein was modified relative to this genomic sequence to represent the inferred CDS: deleted 1 base in 1 codon); the protein is MVSGVSGAGRGRHHTESMSKAIQQQYTVDARLHAVFEQSGKSFDYSNSLKTTTYDSSSSSVLAEHQITDYLSTIQRGGYIQPFGCMIAVEEPTFAIIAYSENAREMLGLLLTPHSVPILAMGADLRSLFTHSSSLLLERAFLAPEITLLNPVWIHSKNTGKPFYAILHRIDVGVVIDLEPSRTEDPALSISGAVQSQKLAVRAISRLQSLSTGGEEDIKLLCDTVVESVRDLTGYDRVMVYKFHEDEHGEVVAESRREDLEPYVGLHYPATDIPQASRFLFKQNRVRMIVDCHAKPVLVVQDEKLTQSVCLVGSTLRAPHGCHSQYMANMGSNASLVMAVIINGNEEDESGRSFTRRLWGLVVCHHTSSRCIPFPLRYACEFLMQAFGLQLNMELQLALQMSEKRVLRTQTLLSDMLLRDSPAGIVTQSPSIMDLVRCDGAAFLHRGKYYPLGVAPSEAQIKDVVEWLLASHAGSTGLSTDSLRDAGYPGAAGLGDEVCGMAVACITKRDYLFWFRSHAAKEVKWGGARHRPEDRDDGHRMHPRSSFIAFLEVVKSRSQPWETAEMDAIHSLQLILRDSFKEAEADGAVQSCGGVGAVAREMVRLIETAAAPIFAVDCGGRVNGWNAKIAELTGLSVEEAMGKSLVSDLIYKENEETVDKLISRALRGEEDKNVEVKLKTFSPDLQGKAVFVVGNACTRKDYLNNIVGVCFVGQDVTGEKIVMDNFITLQGDYRAIVHSPNPLIPPIFAADENTCCLEWNTAMERLTGWSRGEVIGKLLVGEVFGSCCRLRGLDALTKFMIVLHNAVGGQETEKFPLPFFDRNGKFVQALLTANKRVSLEGKVVGAFCFLQIPSLEALTVERRQETECFTKEKELAYVCQVIKSPLSGLRFSNSLLEGTELNENQKQFLETSVSCEKQISRIVTDMDLERLENGSFELLREEFYLGSVINAVVSQAMFLLRERSVQLIREIPEEIKSIAVYGDQTRTQQLLAEFLLSIIRYAPSQEWVEIHLSQVSKQMVDGSSSIRTEFRMACPGEGLPPELVSDMFHSSRWTSPEGLSLSVCRKILKLMNGEVQYIRESERSYFLIILELPVPPLSTASGDMMLLMS